Proteins co-encoded in one Actinomadura luteofluorescens genomic window:
- a CDS encoding non-ribosomal peptide synthetase: MSDTAGPAQRQRPAAAEVIEDIHPLSPLQQGLLFHTLREADSAVYLSQTTALLSGLDPVAFRESWEQTVAWHPALRSAFLWEGADEPVQVVYRRVPVRFDTQDWRGLPPDAMRKRLTAFLDRDRNEPFQLSHAPLARYALLRLGEDDYQFVWTYHAILLDGWSTAMVMRDLVRHGAASRAGEVMPPPDRAPYRDFVEWTRLRDQDDARRHWREALRGFTKPTPLPVAGPGGSGGRTGVAEHTAALSPEATERVGAAARTYRVPIGIMVQAAWALTLMRYTGVGDVVFGQVVSGRSGDLPGVQDMVGLLTNTVPVRVASGPGDRVGTWLRGLHARQSAALEYEHTPLSQVQRCSELSAGQELFQSVLVVQNYPRLDETGQLDPGYRYSGLSGFETTHYPITMFAVPGERLEIRAVHDLALVDGGTAALLAESVLTALTGLSAGADRPVSTVPVFPTETAAHRRRDQVNATERRFSPPHTVAELIEEQVRRTPDATAVVDGDARVSYRELDRRADRLARTLVEQGARGEERVAVLLERSVSFVTAALAVLKSGAAYVPIDPGYPAARIAWMIGDSGCRTVLTRSDLLDRLPADRGEAVRTVCLDSLPADGGAGGGGPERPLPARALPGNLAYVIYTSGSTGTPKGVMVSHRAVLNTMRWLEEELGCGPGDVVAFKTPVSFTDSVCEVVWPLCNGAALAVVGDETVRDPDALYDALDRHDVTYCQFVPRQLDLFMAAAAKRGIDDPLPRLRRVFNGGEPLPHSFAVEWDRRFRNGRIANIYGMTESAIYATYQALPRGFAERRGTVPIGLPIANTRVHVLNRELEPCPPGVVGELFVGGAGLARGYLGRPGLTAERFVPDVFGGSGGCLYRTGDLVRWSVDGGGLEFVGRVDFQVKVRGFRVELGEVESVLVGHRGVRDAVVVARSDGGGGVVRLVAYVVASGVGGEVGVEELRGFVGGRLPEYMVPAVFVWLGSLPLTVNGKVDRGALPVPEGERPRLGERFVEPRSSAERVLAEVWGEVLGVSRIGVHDNFFTLGGDSLMAVRAVGRIREAFPADYTLPELFAAPTIAGCAATVERLLNEAADLDALMDEVAGLSDEEVAARLAEGEKSHE, from the coding sequence ATGAGTGACACGGCGGGACCGGCGCAGCGGCAACGGCCGGCGGCGGCCGAGGTCATCGAGGACATCCATCCGCTGTCCCCGCTCCAGCAGGGACTGCTGTTCCACACGCTGCGCGAGGCGGACTCCGCGGTCTATCTCAGCCAGACCACGGCTCTGCTGTCCGGACTCGATCCGGTCGCCTTCCGGGAGAGCTGGGAGCAGACGGTGGCCTGGCATCCGGCACTGCGGTCGGCCTTCCTGTGGGAAGGCGCGGACGAGCCGGTCCAGGTGGTCTACAGAAGAGTGCCGGTCCGGTTCGACACGCAGGACTGGCGCGGCCTGCCACCTGACGCCATGCGGAAGCGCCTCACCGCCTTCCTCGACCGGGACCGCAACGAGCCGTTCCAGCTGTCCCACGCGCCCCTGGCCCGTTACGCGCTCCTCCGGCTCGGCGAGGACGACTACCAGTTCGTCTGGACGTACCACGCCATCCTGCTCGACGGCTGGAGCACGGCGATGGTGATGCGGGACCTGGTGCGCCACGGTGCGGCGTCCCGCGCCGGAGAGGTGATGCCGCCACCCGACCGCGCCCCGTACCGGGACTTCGTCGAATGGACGCGCCTGCGCGACCAGGACGACGCCCGGCGCCACTGGCGGGAAGCGCTGCGCGGTTTCACGAAGCCGACGCCCTTGCCGGTCGCGGGGCCCGGCGGCTCCGGCGGCCGGACGGGGGTGGCCGAGCACACCGCGGCGCTCTCGCCGGAGGCGACGGAACGCGTCGGTGCGGCCGCCCGGACGTACCGGGTGCCGATCGGCATCATGGTGCAGGCGGCGTGGGCGCTGACGCTGATGCGGTACACCGGGGTCGGCGACGTCGTCTTCGGCCAGGTCGTCTCCGGACGAAGCGGCGACCTTCCCGGAGTGCAGGACATGGTGGGGCTCCTCACCAACACCGTCCCGGTCCGTGTGGCGTCGGGGCCCGGCGACCGGGTGGGGACGTGGCTGCGCGGGCTCCACGCGCGGCAGTCCGCCGCCCTGGAGTACGAGCACACCCCGCTCTCCCAGGTGCAGCGGTGCAGCGAGTTGTCCGCCGGGCAGGAGCTGTTCCAGTCCGTGCTGGTCGTCCAGAACTATCCGAGGCTGGACGAGACCGGGCAGCTCGATCCCGGATACCGGTACAGCGGCCTGAGTGGGTTCGAGACCACCCATTACCCGATCACGATGTTCGCGGTGCCGGGCGAGCGGCTGGAGATACGGGCCGTGCACGACCTGGCGCTGGTCGACGGCGGGACCGCCGCGCTCCTCGCCGAGTCCGTGCTCACGGCACTGACGGGCCTGTCCGCCGGCGCGGACCGGCCCGTCAGCACCGTCCCGGTCTTTCCCACGGAAACGGCTGCCCACCGCCGGCGCGACCAGGTCAACGCCACCGAACGCCGGTTCTCGCCCCCGCACACCGTCGCGGAGCTCATCGAGGAGCAGGTCAGGCGGACGCCCGACGCGACTGCCGTCGTGGACGGCGACGCTCGGGTGAGCTACCGGGAGCTGGACCGGCGGGCCGACCGGCTGGCGCGCACGCTCGTGGAGCAGGGCGCCCGAGGCGAGGAACGGGTGGCGGTCCTGCTGGAGCGGTCCGTGTCCTTCGTGACGGCGGCCCTGGCGGTGCTGAAGTCCGGGGCCGCCTACGTCCCGATCGATCCCGGGTATCCGGCGGCCCGCATCGCCTGGATGATCGGGGACAGCGGCTGCCGCACCGTGCTCACCCGCAGCGATCTCCTCGACCGGCTCCCGGCCGACCGCGGGGAGGCGGTCCGGACCGTCTGCCTGGACTCGCTTCCGGCGGACGGCGGCGCGGGCGGGGGCGGGCCCGAGCGCCCGCTGCCGGCGCGGGCGCTCCCCGGCAACCTCGCCTACGTGATCTACACCTCGGGCTCCACCGGGACGCCGAAGGGCGTCATGGTCAGTCACCGGGCGGTGCTGAACACGATGCGGTGGCTGGAGGAGGAACTCGGCTGCGGTCCCGGCGACGTGGTCGCCTTCAAGACCCCCGTCAGCTTCACCGACTCGGTCTGCGAGGTGGTGTGGCCGCTCTGCAACGGAGCCGCGCTGGCCGTCGTCGGCGACGAGACGGTCCGCGACCCGGACGCGCTGTACGACGCGCTGGACCGGCACGACGTCACCTACTGCCAGTTCGTGCCGCGCCAGCTCGATCTGTTCATGGCCGCCGCGGCGAAGCGCGGCATCGATGATCCGCTGCCGCGGCTGCGGCGGGTCTTCAATGGCGGCGAGCCATTGCCGCATTCCTTCGCCGTCGAGTGGGACCGGCGGTTCCGCAACGGCAGGATCGCGAACATCTACGGGATGACCGAATCGGCGATCTACGCGACCTACCAGGCCCTTCCCCGGGGGTTCGCCGAGCGGCGAGGCACCGTGCCCATCGGCCTTCCGATCGCCAACACGCGGGTGCACGTGCTCAATCGAGAACTGGAGCCATGCCCGCCGGGTGTGGTGGGTGAGTTGTTCGTGGGTGGTGCTGGTTTGGCGCGTGGGTATTTGGGGCGGCCGGGTTTGACGGCGGAGCGGTTTGTGCCTGATGTGTTCGGGGGTTCGGGGGGTTGTTTGTATCGGACGGGGGATTTGGTGCGGTGGTCGGTTGATGGTGGTGGTTTGGAGTTTGTGGGGCGGGTTGATTTTCAGGTGAAGGTGCGTGGTTTTCGGGTGGAGTTGGGGGAGGTGGAGTCGGTTTTGGTGGGGCATCGGGGGGTGCGGGATGCGGTGGTGGTGGCGCGTTCTGATGGTGGGGGTGGGGTGGTTCGTCTGGTGGCGTATGTGGTGGCTTCGGGGGTGGGGGGTGAGGTGGGTGTGGAGGAGTTGCGGGGGTTCGTTGGTGGGCGGTTGCCGGAGTACATGGTGCCGGCGGTGTTCGTGTGGCTGGGTTCGTTGCCGTTGACGGTGAACGGGAAGGTGGATCGGGGGGCGTTGCCGGTTCCGGAGGGGGAGCGGCCGCGTTTGGGGGAGCGGTTCGTGGAGCCGCGGTCGTCGGCCGAGCGGGTGCTGGCGGAGGTGTGGGGCGAGGTTCTGGGCGTTTCCCGGATCGGAGTCCACGACAACTTCTTCACCCTCGGCGGAGACTCCCTCATGGCCGTCCGCGCCGTGGGGCGGATCCGCGAAGCCTTCCCGGCCGACTACACCCTCCCCGAGCTGTTCGCCGCCCCCACCATCGCCGGATGCGCGGCCACGGTCGAGCGCCTGCTCAACGAAGCGGCCGACCTGGACGCGCTGATGGACGAGGTGGCCGGCCTGTCCGACGAAGAGGTCGCCGCCCGGCTCGCGGAAGGCGAGAAGTCACATGAATGA
- a CDS encoding pyridoxal phosphate-dependent aminotransferase, protein MTVQQDARPHTLAGGRLRPAISFEDERFLMFVLDEMAGDYEQRYDDVVRLTLGKSELPPEEPIIAAMLDAAEDYAKASLVFPGGLPQLRHRLSAEYRSRYGVEVPAERFVVSVGTSMAFRNLTQLLAGPGDEVVVPLPYYPLYPFTARLAGARVRHYRIDLDTLQVDLDSLAEAMSERTRIVVVNSPGNPLGNVIDPATFRRIDEIVGGRAVVIADEIYNNVHFDDEPYSAVTLAGEMTSPLVVTNAFSKAHRMYARRVGYAIVPDELVHPLTVIQHHTLLTTDPVPQFGAIAALDHQEGVRELTGRYGARRDYTLERFGEVSAVRAVPARGSFYLTLDCAEYLRRHDIPGSLALAERIMRATRVATVPGSDFGLPDTLRLSYTSARYEEGIDRLAGFFTGAPPDDADVDADIVRQG, encoded by the coding sequence ATGACCGTTCAGCAGGACGCCCGGCCGCACACGCTCGCGGGAGGCCGGCTGCGTCCGGCGATCTCCTTCGAGGACGAACGGTTCCTCATGTTCGTCCTCGACGAGATGGCCGGTGACTACGAGCAGCGCTACGACGACGTCGTCCGGCTCACGCTCGGCAAGTCCGAACTGCCGCCGGAGGAGCCCATCATCGCGGCCATGCTGGACGCGGCGGAGGACTACGCGAAGGCGAGCCTGGTCTTCCCGGGCGGCCTGCCGCAGCTGCGCCACCGGCTGTCCGCCGAGTACCGGAGCCGCTACGGCGTCGAGGTGCCGGCCGAACGGTTCGTCGTCAGCGTGGGCACCAGCATGGCCTTCCGGAACCTCACCCAGCTTCTCGCCGGCCCGGGCGACGAGGTGGTCGTGCCCCTGCCCTACTACCCGCTCTATCCGTTCACCGCGCGCCTCGCCGGCGCTCGGGTGCGGCACTACCGCATCGACCTCGACACGCTCCAGGTGGACCTGGACTCGCTGGCCGAAGCGATGAGTGAACGCACCCGTATCGTCGTGGTCAATTCCCCCGGAAACCCGCTGGGGAATGTCATCGATCCCGCCACTTTCCGGCGGATCGACGAGATCGTCGGCGGCCGCGCCGTGGTGATCGCCGACGAAATCTACAATAACGTTCACTTCGACGACGAGCCGTATTCGGCCGTCACCCTGGCCGGCGAGATGACCAGTCCGCTGGTGGTGACGAACGCCTTCTCCAAGGCCCACCGGATGTACGCGCGGCGGGTCGGCTACGCCATCGTCCCGGACGAGCTGGTGCACCCGCTCACCGTCATCCAGCACCACACCCTTCTCACCACCGATCCGGTGCCGCAGTTCGGCGCCATCGCGGCGCTCGACCACCAGGAGGGGGTCCGGGAGCTGACCGGTCGCTACGGCGCCCGGCGCGACTACACGCTCGAACGGTTCGGCGAGGTCTCCGCGGTGCGGGCCGTGCCTGCCCGGGGCAGCTTCTACCTGACGCTCGACTGCGCCGAGTACCTGCGCCGGCACGACATCCCCGGTTCGCTCGCCCTGGCCGAGCGCATCATGCGGGCGACGCGGGTGGCGACCGTGCCCGGCTCGGACTTCGGGTTGCCGGACACGCTGCGGCTCTCCTACACCTCCGCCCGCTACGAGGAGGGCATCGACCGGCTGGCCGGCTTCTTCACCGGTGCCCCTCCGGACGATGCGGACGTCGACGCCGACATCGTGCGACAAGGCTGA
- a CDS encoding non-ribosomal peptide synthetase, whose product MDDREFEAGFPRDHRAAAIPLTASQRRLWRLQGGPRVGPYTMSCTVHPTGDLDVDRLAEAAEAVAARRTEPRLVFSLDGDSDPVQAVAGRPRVTIRHRDPLSGDRAERAAEPAERAAAEGQRTPLTEGVELDVLVERLADGRHTVTFSLPAICADATTLRSLAHEVVERAAGRATRAASSGLPFEGVAAWWNEMAELPEGATAREFWRSRCAGWDQPIELPGQRNHRLGPFRPKTLTGRLSPAETMRLRRRCPTPKKARGWLLTCWQVLLRRTTGAGALVVGVGTDLRRHEELRGCSGPLTVSLPARLDRSLDLAVSAAASEAADQIEAGDAHAEWYSWERCVPPAAPGRPSWFPIGFDFDAEHWPAGQAGAAPAETYGHHDRFVVRLSCQATGDGMRFTLGYDGDALADPAAGQLMESFLAVVTDSLARPDSACRDLDLLGERGRRLLLRSGGDRESGPPRTCLGALVAEQAARRPEDVAVVCGTDRLTYGELETRANRLAHHLRALGAGPEVRVGVCLDRSIELVVALLAVVKSGGAYVPVDPDHPAERISYVLGDAGVRILVTSGRASERASAGPDLPTVRMDEDAAAIGRWPAEAPPPNTVPANLLYVIYTSGSTGRPKGVMVTHADLVRLLTTAQPWFSFGPDDVWTLFHTVTFDFAAWELWGALVNGGRLVVVPTALTRSPERFRALLARERVTVLNQTPGAFRNLLAAEEADPAGERPALRVVVFGGEALMPGMLAGWFARHGDQGPRLVNMYGITETTVHATYHPLSPADVPRAATDSAEAADSPSSERSPIGVPLADLSAYVLDKELHPVPPGVVGELFVGGAGLARGYLGRPGLTAERFVPDVFGGSGGCLYRTGDLVRWSVDGGGLEFVGRVDFQVKVRGFRVELGEVESVLVGHRGVRDAVVVARSDGGGGVVRLVAYVVASGVGGEVGVEELRGFVGGRLPEYMVPAVFVWLGSLPLTVNGKVDRGALPVPEGERPRLGERFVEPRSSAERVLAEVWGEVLGVSRIGVHDNFFTLGGDSITSIVVMSRAARRGLRITPWQFFENQTVAGQAEAAVPVVAVQDRADPAGQAAGPVPLTPIQRWFFDQKFFHPGHYNQGWLFHVPAAVDADRLAAAFTGLLERHDALRLRFPRDSRAPGGRRAEYTGQGAPPELTALRRVDLSKEAQWEPALARVLADAQDFDLERDPPLRALLIDGGRDDRHRLALIAHHLVIDAVSWRILLDDLRGAYRRLAGGGEPGTPDATTSFAAWARALTELPGAVAADLDFWRGQSPSGRWEVPLDHQAGGTGTYGAADHVDGLLGAGETTALLRDLPAIHHSRVDEVLLTALALAMTETFGITRLYVDVEGHGREQHLVEGADLSRTVGWFTAIAPLLLRLPDGADPGDALAAVKEQLRAVPHGGVGHGILRHLDPVRGRALAEPPAPQVSFNYLGQFDANAESPETRTPDDRLYLAAAPEPMPPPQHPGNRRTHLLDVTAAVVGGRLRLRVGYSRAHHDRATIDRLTGAVVARLGELIDHCGRPGGTRFHTLLDKALALAPKTMADVTEARPDE is encoded by the coding sequence ATGGATGACCGGGAATTCGAAGCCGGGTTTCCACGCGACCACCGCGCCGCCGCCATTCCGCTGACCGCGTCGCAGCGCCGGCTCTGGCGGCTGCAGGGAGGCCCCCGGGTGGGCCCGTACACGATGTCGTGCACCGTGCACCCGACCGGGGACCTGGACGTCGACCGGCTCGCCGAGGCGGCCGAGGCCGTCGCCGCCCGCCGCACCGAGCCGCGCCTGGTGTTCTCCCTCGACGGTGATTCGGATCCCGTCCAGGCGGTCGCCGGCCGTCCCCGGGTCACGATCCGCCACCGCGACCCGCTGTCCGGTGACCGTGCCGAGCGCGCGGCCGAGCCGGCGGAACGCGCGGCCGCGGAGGGACAGCGGACTCCGCTGACCGAGGGCGTCGAACTCGACGTTCTCGTCGAACGGCTGGCCGACGGCCGCCACACGGTCACCTTCTCGCTTCCCGCCATCTGCGCCGATGCCACGACGCTGCGAAGCCTGGCCCATGAGGTCGTCGAACGCGCGGCGGGCCGCGCCACCCGCGCCGCTTCAAGCGGCCTGCCGTTCGAGGGTGTGGCCGCCTGGTGGAACGAGATGGCCGAACTGCCGGAGGGGGCGACGGCCCGGGAGTTCTGGCGGTCTCGCTGCGCCGGGTGGGATCAGCCGATAGAGCTGCCGGGGCAGCGTAACCACCGGCTCGGTCCGTTCCGTCCCAAGACCCTGACCGGGCGCCTCTCTCCCGCAGAGACCATGAGGCTGCGCCGCCGGTGCCCCACGCCGAAGAAGGCGCGCGGCTGGCTGCTGACCTGCTGGCAGGTGCTGCTACGAAGGACGACCGGAGCCGGCGCCCTGGTCGTCGGCGTGGGGACGGACCTGCGCCGGCACGAGGAGCTGCGGGGCTGCTCCGGGCCGTTGACCGTCAGCCTGCCCGCGCGGCTCGACCGGTCGCTCGACCTCGCCGTCTCGGCGGCCGCCTCCGAGGCGGCCGACCAGATCGAGGCGGGCGACGCCCACGCCGAGTGGTACAGCTGGGAGCGCTGCGTTCCGCCCGCCGCACCGGGCCGGCCGTCATGGTTCCCGATCGGCTTCGACTTCGACGCCGAGCATTGGCCCGCGGGCCAGGCCGGCGCCGCCCCGGCCGAGACGTACGGCCACCACGACAGGTTCGTGGTCCGCCTGTCCTGCCAGGCCACCGGGGACGGGATGCGGTTCACGCTCGGATACGACGGCGACGCGTTGGCGGATCCCGCCGCCGGGCAGCTGATGGAGTCCTTCCTCGCGGTGGTGACCGACTCGCTGGCCCGTCCCGACAGCGCCTGCCGCGACCTGGACCTGCTGGGGGAGAGGGGGCGGCGGCTGCTGCTGCGATCGGGCGGGGACCGGGAGAGCGGCCCGCCCCGCACGTGCCTTGGGGCGCTGGTGGCGGAGCAGGCCGCGCGGCGGCCCGAGGACGTGGCGGTGGTGTGCGGCACGGACCGGCTGACCTACGGCGAGCTGGAAACGCGGGCCAACCGGCTGGCTCATCACCTGCGCGCACTCGGGGCCGGTCCGGAGGTGCGGGTGGGGGTCTGCCTGGATCGTTCGATCGAACTGGTCGTCGCGCTGCTCGCGGTCGTCAAGTCGGGCGGGGCCTATGTCCCGGTGGATCCGGATCACCCCGCCGAGCGGATCTCCTACGTGCTCGGCGACGCCGGCGTGCGGATCCTCGTCACCTCCGGCCGGGCGAGCGAGCGGGCCTCCGCGGGACCGGACCTGCCGACGGTCCGGATGGACGAGGACGCGGCGGCGATCGGCCGGTGGCCCGCCGAGGCGCCGCCGCCGAACACGGTGCCCGCCAATCTGCTCTACGTCATCTACACCTCGGGTTCGACCGGGCGCCCCAAGGGGGTGATGGTCACCCATGCCGATCTCGTCCGGCTGCTGACCACCGCCCAACCCTGGTTCTCCTTCGGTCCCGATGACGTCTGGACCCTTTTCCACACCGTCACGTTCGACTTCGCCGCCTGGGAACTCTGGGGAGCACTGGTGAACGGCGGCCGCCTGGTCGTCGTGCCGACGGCTCTGACGCGCTCGCCGGAGCGGTTCCGCGCCCTGCTGGCGCGGGAGCGGGTGACCGTGCTCAACCAGACGCCAGGGGCCTTCCGCAACCTGCTGGCCGCCGAGGAGGCGGACCCCGCCGGGGAGCGGCCGGCGCTGCGCGTGGTGGTGTTCGGCGGCGAAGCCCTGATGCCCGGCATGCTCGCCGGCTGGTTCGCCCGCCACGGCGACCAGGGGCCGCGGCTGGTCAACATGTACGGGATCACCGAGACCACGGTGCACGCGACCTACCACCCCCTTTCACCGGCCGACGTCCCCCGCGCCGCGACCGACTCCGCGGAGGCGGCGGATTCCCCGTCCTCCGAGCGCTCTCCCATCGGGGTTCCGCTGGCGGACCTGAGCGCCTACGTACTCGACAAGGAACTTCATCCCGTGCCGCCGGGTGTGGTGGGTGAGTTGTTCGTGGGTGGTGCTGGTTTGGCGCGTGGGTATTTGGGGCGGCCGGGTTTGACGGCGGAGCGGTTTGTGCCTGATGTGTTCGGGGGTTCGGGGGGTTGTTTGTATCGGACGGGGGATTTGGTGCGGTGGTCGGTTGATGGTGGTGGTTTGGAGTTTGTGGGGCGGGTTGATTTTCAGGTGAAGGTGCGTGGTTTTCGGGTGGAGTTGGGGGAGGTGGAGTCGGTTTTGGTGGGGCATCGGGGGGTGCGGGATGCGGTGGTGGTGGCGCGTTCTGATGGTGGGGGTGGGGTGGTTCGTCTGGTGGCGTATGTGGTGGCTTCGGGGGTGGGGGGTGAGGTGGGTGTGGAGGAGTTGCGGGGGTTCGTTGGTGGGCGGTTGCCGGAGTACATGGTGCCGGCGGTGTTCGTGTGGCTGGGTTCGTTGCCGTTGACGGTGAACGGGAAGGTGGATCGGGGGGCGTTGCCGGTTCCGGAGGGGGAGCGGCCGCGTTTGGGGGAGCGGTTCGTGGAGCCGCGGTCGTCGGCCGAGCGGGTGCTGGCGGAGGTGTGGGGCGAGGTTCTGGGCGTTTCCCGGATCGGAGTCCACGACAACTTCTTCACCCTCGGCGGAGACTCGATAACGAGCATTGTGGTGATGTCGAGAGCCGCCCGCCGCGGTCTGCGCATCACACCCTGGCAGTTCTTCGAGAACCAGACCGTCGCCGGGCAGGCCGAAGCGGCGGTGCCGGTGGTGGCCGTCCAGGACCGCGCCGACCCGGCGGGGCAGGCCGCCGGTCCCGTGCCGCTGACGCCCATCCAGCGCTGGTTCTTCGACCAGAAGTTCTTCCACCCTGGCCACTACAACCAGGGATGGCTGTTCCACGTCCCCGCGGCGGTCGACGCCGATCGGCTCGCCGCCGCTTTCACGGGCCTGCTGGAGCGGCACGACGCGCTCCGGCTGCGGTTCCCGCGAGACTCCCGGGCGCCCGGAGGCCGCCGGGCGGAGTACACCGGGCAGGGCGCGCCGCCGGAGCTCACCGCCCTCCGCCGCGTGGACCTTTCCAAAGAGGCGCAGTGGGAACCGGCGCTCGCCCGCGTCCTCGCCGACGCGCAGGACTTCGACCTGGAACGGGATCCGCCCCTGCGAGCGCTGCTGATCGACGGTGGCCGGGACGACCGGCACCGCCTCGCGCTGATCGCCCATCACCTCGTCATCGACGCGGTCTCCTGGCGGATCCTCCTCGACGACCTGCGCGGCGCCTACCGGCGGCTCGCCGGAGGCGGCGAACCCGGGACCCCCGACGCCACGACATCGTTCGCGGCCTGGGCCCGTGCCCTCACCGAGCTCCCCGGCGCGGTGGCCGCCGACCTGGACTTCTGGCGCGGCCAGAGCCCCTCGGGACGGTGGGAGGTGCCGCTCGACCACCAGGCGGGCGGCACCGGGACCTACGGCGCCGCCGATCACGTCGACGGGCTGCTCGGCGCCGGGGAGACCACGGCCCTGCTGCGGGACCTGCCCGCGATCCACCACAGCCGCGTCGACGAGGTCCTGCTCACCGCGCTCGCTCTGGCGATGACCGAGACGTTCGGCATCACCCGGCTGTACGTCGACGTGGAAGGGCACGGCCGAGAGCAGCACCTTGTGGAAGGCGCGGACCTGTCCCGCACGGTCGGGTGGTTCACGGCGATCGCCCCGCTGCTGCTGCGCCTGCCGGACGGCGCCGACCCGGGCGACGCGCTCGCCGCCGTGAAGGAGCAGTTGCGCGCCGTCCCGCACGGCGGTGTCGGCCACGGCATCCTGCGCCATCTCGATCCGGTGCGCGGCCGGGCGCTGGCCGAACCGCCGGCTCCCCAGGTGAGCTTCAACTACCTCGGCCAGTTCGATGCGAACGCCGAGAGCCCGGAGACACGGACGCCCGACGACCGGCTGTACCTGGCCGCCGCTCCCGAGCCGATGCCCCCGCCGCAGCATCCGGGCAACCGGCGTACGCACCTGCTGGACGTCACCGCCGCCGTGGTCGGCGGCCGGCTCCGGCTACGCGTCGGCTACAGCCGTGCCCACCACGACCGGGCGACCATCGACCGGCTGACCGGCGCCGTGGTCGCCCGGCTGGGCGAACTGATCGACCACTGCGGGCGCCCGGGCGGGACGCGATTCCACACGTTGCTCGACAAGGCGCTGGCCCTGGCGCCGAAGACCATGGCCGATGTGACGGAGGCGCGACCAGATGAGTGA
- the thrC gene encoding threonine synthase, which produces MAPPVPVADAVGMDHMRWQCSRCAALSPVGELRYACTRCRWSGRLTLAIDYERVGAGRSPGEVLLTGEHSLWRYARLLPVAAGGGGARRVRSGYVAGWTPLHRADRLARRLGLGRLWIKDEAGNPSGALKDRASVLAVADALDRGRDVIATASSGNAGAALAGAAAAVGLRCVVFVPRGTPPAKLTQISRYGARVLVVDGDYDAAVRLSTAACRRWGWYCRNTAYNPCTAEGKKTVALEIVEQLGWSAPDAVVVPVGDGNILAGVHRGLCDARAMGWIDRMPRLIGVQAAAAAAVHRAWTEGAADAGPAPARTRAESINVGEPQDGFRALAAVRDTAGVMVAVEDEEIFAAIDWLAAESGVYAEPASAAGAAALPALVARGELGSTDRVVLLNTGSGLKTAPSAAGGGAIPVAADLRAVAAAVMAGGAGADGEADLDEPEPQW; this is translated from the coding sequence GTGGCGCCGCCGGTACCGGTGGCCGACGCCGTCGGCATGGACCACATGCGCTGGCAGTGCTCGCGATGTGCCGCCCTCTCGCCGGTCGGCGAGCTGCGCTACGCCTGCACCCGGTGCCGGTGGTCCGGCAGGCTGACCCTGGCCATCGACTACGAGCGGGTCGGCGCGGGCCGATCGCCCGGCGAGGTGCTGCTCACCGGCGAGCATTCCCTCTGGCGGTACGCCCGCCTGCTGCCCGTCGCCGCGGGCGGGGGCGGGGCCCGCCGGGTCAGGTCCGGGTACGTGGCCGGCTGGACCCCGCTGCACCGGGCCGACCGGCTCGCCCGCCGGCTCGGGCTGGGCCGGCTGTGGATCAAGGATGAGGCCGGCAACCCGTCGGGAGCCCTCAAGGACCGGGCCAGCGTCCTCGCGGTCGCCGACGCGCTCGACCGCGGCCGGGACGTGATCGCCACGGCCTCCTCGGGCAACGCGGGTGCGGCGCTCGCCGGCGCGGCCGCGGCGGTCGGACTGCGGTGCGTGGTCTTCGTCCCCCGCGGCACGCCGCCGGCGAAGCTCACCCAGATCAGCCGGTACGGGGCGCGCGTGCTGGTGGTCGACGGCGACTACGACGCCGCCGTCCGGCTGAGCACGGCGGCGTGCCGGCGATGGGGCTGGTACTGCCGCAACACCGCGTACAACCCGTGCACCGCCGAGGGCAAGAAGACCGTCGCCCTGGAGATCGTCGAGCAGCTCGGCTGGTCCGCGCCGGACGCGGTGGTGGTGCCCGTGGGGGACGGGAACATCCTGGCCGGCGTCCACCGGGGGCTGTGCGACGCCCGGGCGATGGGCTGGATCGATCGCATGCCGCGCCTGATCGGGGTGCAGGCCGCGGCCGCGGCGGCGGTGCACCGCGCCTGGACGGAGGGCGCCGCGGACGCCGGCCCGGCTCCGGCCCGCACGCGCGCCGAGAGCATCAACGTCGGGGAGCCGCAGGACGGGTTCCGGGCGCTGGCGGCGGTGCGGGACACCGCGGGAGTCATGGTCGCGGTGGAGGACGAGGAGATCTTCGCCGCGATCGACTGGCTCGCGGCGGAGAGCGGCGTGTACGCCGAGCCGGCCAGTGCGGCCGGGGCGGCCGCGCTGCCCGCCCTCGTGGCGCGGGGGGAACTCGGGAGCACGGACCGGGTCGTCCTGCTCAACACCGGAAGCGGTCTCAAGACCGCCCCTTCCGCGGCGGGCGGAGGCGCGATCCCCGTGGCGGCCGACCTGCGGGCCGTCGCGGCAGCCGTGATGGCCGGCGGGGCGGGCGCCGATGGTGAAGCCGATCTTGACGAGCCAGAACCACAATGGTAA